In Natrinema versiforme, the following are encoded in one genomic region:
- a CDS encoding SDR family NAD(P)-dependent oxidoreductase yields the protein MSDTFEGEAAIVTGASRGIGSGIATELADRGASVVVNYRSSEERAEAVVDEITDTGGEAVAVQADVSDEDDVAAMVEATVDRYGSLDVMVNNAGMTTLGPAEEINLDDWRRVIDVDLTGVFIGCQAAGHQMLSQPDGGSIVNVASMMGEMGFHMRAPYCAAKAGVINLTRTLAVEWATEDVTVNALAPGFIKTDITDQTQGSAGYTDDDIRRRTPMARYGTVQEMANCVGFLAQGDTYVTGEVLCADGGWTSDAWRYHEERA from the coding sequence ATGAGCGATACGTTCGAGGGAGAGGCGGCTATCGTCACGGGTGCATCGAGAGGAATCGGCAGCGGCATCGCGACCGAACTCGCGGACCGGGGAGCGTCGGTGGTGGTCAACTACCGCTCCTCTGAGGAGCGGGCCGAGGCGGTCGTCGACGAGATAACTGACACCGGCGGGGAGGCCGTCGCCGTGCAGGCCGACGTGAGCGACGAGGACGACGTGGCGGCGATGGTCGAGGCGACCGTCGACCGTTACGGGTCGCTGGACGTGATGGTGAACAACGCGGGCATGACGACGCTCGGCCCGGCCGAGGAGATAAATCTCGACGATTGGCGGCGGGTGATAGATGTCGACCTGACCGGCGTGTTCATCGGCTGCCAGGCGGCGGGCCACCAGATGCTGTCACAGCCCGACGGCGGGTCGATCGTCAACGTCGCGTCGATGATGGGAGAAATGGGCTTTCACATGCGAGCGCCGTACTGCGCGGCAAAGGCGGGCGTCATCAACCTCACCCGGACGCTCGCCGTCGAGTGGGCGACGGAGGATGTCACCGTGAACGCGCTCGCCCCTGGATTCATCAAGACCGACATCACCGATCAGACCCAGGGGTCGGCGGGGTACACCGATGACGACATCCGGCGGCGGACGCCGATGGCCCGGTACGGCACGGTCCAGGAGATGGCGAACTGTGTGGGCTTTCTCGCCCAGGGCGACACGTACGTCACCGGCGAAGTGCTGTGCGCCGACGGCGGCTGGACATCCGACGCCTGGCGGTATCACGAGGAACGTGCCTAA
- a CDS encoding mannonate dehydratase, with protein sequence MVDLAVVLPPQPDDRWKLAKQMGVDNAVVHTLEIGDDKTDWSYHELQHLKNWYEDAGLEVGVIEGSVPLTDRIRLGLEGRNEDIAEFKKFIRNCGRLDIPVVCYDWMVGIRWARTEAHVEARGGSLVTAYSDDRMHRNGAEQAVDATREQIWEALEYFLREVTPVAEEAGVKLGLHPDDPPRASLGGVPRIVNSPKAYQRVLDAYDSEYNGITFCQGNFAAMGVDIPATIRRFGDRINFVHFRDVDGDADDFVETWHDDGPTDMLAAMEAYQDAVDDDVVMRPDHVPTMVGEDNSNPGYHTKGRLFAVGYMRGLLERTA encoded by the coding sequence ATGGTCGACCTAGCGGTAGTCCTACCGCCGCAACCTGACGATAGATGGAAGCTTGCCAAGCAGATGGGCGTGGACAACGCCGTGGTACACACCCTGGAGATCGGCGACGACAAAACCGACTGGAGCTACCACGAACTCCAGCATCTGAAAAACTGGTACGAGGACGCCGGGCTGGAGGTCGGCGTCATCGAGGGCAGCGTCCCCCTGACCGACCGCATCAGGCTCGGACTGGAGGGCCGCAACGAGGACATCGCCGAGTTCAAGAAGTTCATCCGGAACTGCGGGCGCCTTGACATCCCCGTGGTCTGCTACGACTGGATGGTCGGAATCCGGTGGGCGCGGACGGAGGCCCACGTCGAGGCCCGCGGCGGCTCGCTCGTGACCGCCTACTCCGATGACAGGATGCACCGGAACGGGGCGGAGCAAGCAGTCGACGCCACGCGCGAGCAGATCTGGGAGGCGCTGGAGTACTTCCTGCGGGAGGTGACCCCCGTCGCGGAGGAAGCCGGGGTGAAACTCGGCCTCCATCCCGATGATCCGCCACGTGCGTCGCTCGGCGGCGTCCCGCGGATTGTCAACAGCCCCAAGGCGTACCAGCGCGTCCTTGACGCCTACGACAGCGAATACAATGGTATCACGTTCTGCCAGGGGAACTTCGCGGCGATGGGCGTCGACATCCCCGCAACGATCCGCCGGTTCGGCGACCGAATCAATTTTGTCCACTTCAGGGACGTGGACGGAGACGCCGACGACTTCGTCGAGACGTGGCACGACGACGGACCGACGGACATGCTCGCGGCGATGGAGGCCTACCAGGACGCCGTCGACGATGACGTGGTGATGCGGCCCGACCACGTCCCGACGATGGTCGGCGAGGACAACTCGAACCCCGGCTACCACACCAAGGGCCGCCTCTTCGCGGTCGGATACATGCGCGGCCTTCTCGAACGAACCGCATAG
- a CDS encoding IclR family transcriptional regulator, giving the protein MGRNTGNNPNRIGAVKNLFEVVEGMEEFGGCGVRELADYIDVPKSTVHIYLKSLEDAGYVVQRDGQYQLSLRFLQVGGQVRHNNGLYQVGRNEIDELAQETGEVATIGCEECGYRVMLYRTEPIGAIFNNAPTGEYTRMHWTALGKAMLSQQSDERIGEIIEEHGLPQATEHTIVDRDALQDEIETVREQGYAIEDEERVNGVRSVAVPVSSEGVTADAAISVAGPKHDFDEDRIENELVPELQNTANVIELKTKHY; this is encoded by the coding sequence ATGGGTAGGAACACGGGAAACAATCCGAACCGAATCGGGGCAGTCAAGAATCTCTTCGAGGTGGTCGAGGGGATGGAGGAGTTCGGCGGCTGTGGCGTCCGGGAGTTGGCCGACTACATTGATGTCCCAAAAAGCACGGTCCACATCTACCTCAAGTCGCTGGAGGATGCCGGATACGTCGTGCAGCGGGACGGCCAGTACCAGCTCAGCCTTCGGTTCCTGCAGGTTGGTGGTCAGGTCCGGCACAACAACGGGCTCTACCAAGTCGGCCGCAACGAGATTGACGAACTGGCCCAGGAGACGGGCGAGGTCGCGACTATCGGCTGCGAGGAGTGTGGTTACCGGGTGATGCTGTACCGGACAGAACCGATAGGTGCCATCTTCAACAACGCGCCGACCGGCGAGTACACTCGGATGCACTGGACGGCGCTCGGCAAGGCGATGCTGTCCCAGCAGTCCGACGAACGAATCGGTGAGATCATCGAGGAGCACGGCCTCCCGCAGGCGACGGAACACACTATCGTCGACCGCGATGCGCTCCAGGACGAAATCGAGACCGTCCGGGAGCAGGGGTACGCCATCGAGGACGAAGAGCGCGTCAACGGCGTCAGGTCGGTCGCCGTACCGGTGAGCAGCGAAGGGGTGACCGCCGACGCCGCCATCTCCGTCGCCGGGCCGAAACACGACTTCGACGAGGATCGCATCGAGAACGAGCTCGTCCCGGAGCTACAGAACACCGCGAACGTGATCGAGCTCAAGACGAAACACTACTGA
- a CDS encoding SDR family NAD(P)-dependent oxidoreductase translates to MSEDLHDKTTLVVGASHGIGKKIAEEYAERGSNVAALARSVGDLEALVESLPTDCVAVECDVRDDASVADAVTTAVDALGPIDVAVNSAGTIARSRLHEADEADLTRVVDVNLLGALRVSKHVLPSLMETEGTLIHVSSEAGSVGVPELPTYCASKGGLDAAVQQLAVDYGPDGVSVVGIAPGTTKTSMNEAVRERDPSWVEERAAGIPSGRLGMPEDISGLAAYLAADRSDYLTGEVVHIDGGSTA, encoded by the coding sequence ATGTCGGAAGACCTGCACGACAAGACGACGCTCGTCGTCGGGGCAAGCCACGGGATTGGGAAGAAAATCGCCGAGGAGTACGCCGAGCGGGGGTCGAACGTCGCGGCGCTGGCCCGCTCCGTCGGCGACCTGGAGGCACTCGTCGAGTCGCTGCCGACCGACTGCGTCGCGGTCGAGTGCGACGTTCGGGACGACGCGAGCGTCGCGGACGCCGTGACGACGGCCGTCGATGCGCTGGGGCCGATAGACGTGGCCGTCAACAGCGCGGGGACGATCGCCCGGAGTCGGCTCCACGAGGCAGACGAGGCGGACTTGACGAGGGTGGTGGACGTGAACCTCCTCGGTGCATTGCGCGTCAGCAAGCACGTCCTCCCCTCGCTGATGGAGACTGAGGGAACGTTGATCCACGTCTCGTCTGAGGCGGGGTCGGTCGGCGTCCCGGAGCTGCCGACGTACTGTGCAAGCAAGGGCGGCCTCGACGCCGCGGTCCAGCAGCTCGCGGTCGATTACGGGCCGGATGGGGTCTCGGTAGTCGGGATCGCCCCAGGGACGACGAAGACGTCGATGAACGAGGCCGTCAGGGAGCGGGACCCGTCGTGGGTCGAGGAGCGCGCGGCGGGGATCCCGTCCGGCCGCCTCGGGATGCCGGAGGATATCAGCGGCCTTGCAGCGTATCTCGCTGCCGACCGGTCGGACTACCTGACCGGCGAGGTGGTCCACATCGACGGCGGGTCGACCGCGTGA